AAGTCGGTGCGCAACATCGACCATGTTCGCGTGACGCTGGCGGATTCGGTGAGCACCTACGACGTGGTGTGGGCCGAGAAGCTGGTTGTGTCGAGCGCGGCGCTCAGCCGCATGGAAGAGGTGTTTGCGTCATGAGGACCAGCGACATTCGCTTCATCATCGATGCGCCCATGCTCACCGAGAAGAGCGCGGTGCTCAAGGAAAGCAAGAATCGCTACGTGTTTCGTGTCGATCGTAATGCCAACAAGCGGGAGATCAAGGAAGCGGTGGAGAAGCTCTTCAATGTGAAGGTGCTCGACGTACGCACCGCGATGTTCCCAGGCAAGATGACAGTGGTAATGAACAAGTCGGGCCGCTTCGCCGGCGCGCGCAAGCCGTGGAAGAAGGCATACGTGACCCTGGCCGAGGGCCAGACGATAGAAGCCTTCGATATCGCCTGAGCCAAGAAGGAACTGCGATGGGTGTCAAAAAGTTCAGACCGATTACGCCGACGCTGCGCTATCGCACCGTGTCGGACTTTGCCGAGATCACCAAGGTGGGTCCGGAAAAGTCCCTCACCGAGGGACTCAAGAAGTCCGGGGGGCGCAACAACCTCGGACGCCAGACCGCGCGTCGTCACGGTGGCGGGCACAAGCGCCTGTACCGGATCGTCGACTTCAAGCGCCGCAAGACGGATGTTCCCGCCAAGGTGGCATCCATCGAATACGATCCGAACCGCACCTCGCGCATCGCGCTGTTGCAGTACGCGGATGGCGAGAAGAGCTACATCATCGCGCCCAACGACCTCAAGGTGGGCGACACGGTGATGGCGGGCAGCGAGGCCGACATCAAGCCGGGCAACGCGCTGCCGCTGGAGAAGATTCCGGTGGGCACCATGGTGCACAACATCGAGCTGGTGGCGGGCAAGGGCGGCCAGATGGCGCGCTCGGCGGGCTCGTTCGCACAGCTCATGGCCAAGGACGGCGACTATGCCACCCTGCGCCTGCCTTCGGGTGAGATGCGCATGGTGCGCAGGGAGTGTTTCGCCACCGTGGGCCAGGTGGGCAACCTGGATCACGAGAACGTGGTGAGTGGCAAGGCCGGGCGCACGCGCTGGCTGGGACGGCGTCCCACCGTGCGCGGTGTTGCGATGAACCCGGTGGATCACCCGCTCGGCGGCGGCGAGGGCAAGTCCAGCGGCGGACGCCCGGGTTGCAGCCCTTCGGGCCGGCCGGATGGGCGCAAGACGCGCAAGCACAGAAAGTCCAGCACGCGGTTGATCATTCGTCGCCGCGGCAAGAAGAAGACGGAAGGATAAGAGGTCGATATGGCGAGGAGTCTCAAGAAGGGGCCGTTCATTGACGAGAAGCTTCTGAAGAAGGTCACGACGATGAACCAGAAGGGCGAGAGGCGCGTCATCAAGACGTGGGCCCGCCGCTCGACGATTTCGCCGGAGATGATCGGTCACACGCTGGCGGTTCACAACGGCAAGCAATTCATTCCGGTCTACGTGACGGAGAACATGGTGGGACACAAGGTCGGCGAGTTTTCGCTGACGCGCCAGTTCCGCGGCCATACGCACAAGACCAAGGAAGAGAAAGCGGCCAAGAAGTAGTTCAACGGCCATCAACAGGACGGAATCATGGACGCGTACGCAGTATCCAAACATGTCGGCTTCCCGCCGCGCAAGGTTCGCCAGCTGGCGGACCTGGTTCGCGGTCAGAATGTCGACAACGCCCTCGTTACGCTGCGCCTGACCAGGCGGGCGGCGTCGGCGGCGGTGAGCAAGACCATCCGGTCGGCCATGCACAACCTCGTCAACAAGCACGGCGGGGCGGTTTCGGCCGAGGACATGTTCGTCAAGTCGATCCTGATCGACGAGGGACGGACCCTGTACCGCATACGGCCGCGTGCGCAGGGCCGGGCATACCGGATTCGCAAGCGCAGCAGTCACATCAAGGTAATCGTGTCGTTGACGGAGGGAGCCGAGAATGCGTAGCGGCGACAGAGCAGTGTGGAGGTTGATGTAATGGGACAGAAGACCCATCCCGTCGGTTTTCGTCTGGGGATCAACCGGACCTGGGACTCGCGCTGGTTCTCGTCCAAGGACTACGCCAAGTGGCTGGACGAGGACATCAAGGTTCGCAACTACGTCAAGCGACGTCTGTTCCGCGCCGGCGTGGCCCGCATTGAGATCGAGCGCTCGGGCGAGAAGGCCATCGTCAACATCTTTACGGCGCGTCCGGGCATGGTCATCGGCCGCAAGGGGTCGGAAGTCGACCTGCTGCGCGAAGAACTGAAGCAGCGTTGCGGGCGAGAGGTGCAGATCAACATCAAGGACGTCAAGAAGCCCGAGCTGAACGCGCAACTGGTGGCCGAGCACATCGCCATGCAGTTGACGCAACGCGTCGCCTTCCGCCGCGCCATGAAGAAGACGCTGCAGTCGGCAATGCGCATGGGCGCGCAGGGCATCAAGGTGCAGTGTTCGGGCCGGCTGGGCGGTTCGGAAATCGCGCGCTGCGAGGGTTACCACGAGGGGCGGGTTCCGCTCCACACGCTGCGCGCCGACATCGACTTTGCGCGCGCCACCGCCCACACCACGTTTGGTTGCGTGGGCGTGAAGGTTTGGATCTACAAGGGCGAGATCTTCCCCGAGGAGTTCAAGAAGTCGCTCGCTCGGGCCGGAGAGGGGGCCAAGTAAGTCATGTTGATGCCGAAGCGCGTAAAACACCGCAAGCAACAGCGCGGGCGCATGAGCGGACAGGCTACCCGTGGCTCGTCGATCTCGTTCGGTGAGTACGGTCTGAAGGCCCTGGAGCCGCAGTGGATCACCAACCGCCAGATCGAGGCGGCCCGTGTGGCGATCACGCGACACATGAAGCGTGCCGGTAAGCTCTGGATCCGGATCTTTCCGGACAAGCCGGTCACGGTGAAGCCGGCCGAGACGCGCATGGGTAAGGGAAAGGGCAGCCCGGAGTACTGGGTTGCCGTGGTCAAGCCCGGCCGGGTGTTGTTTGAACTGGAGGGCGTACCGGCGGATGTGGCGCAGCGTGCCCTTGACCTGGCGGCTTCCAAGCTGCCCCTCAAGACCAAGTTCGTGCGGCGCAATCAGGAGGACTAGGAGATGAAGGCGCAAGAGTTGAGAGAAATGAACATCGAAGAGCTCAAGGCGCACCAGGAGACGCTGCTCGATGAGCTGGCCAACCTGCGCGTCAAGCTTGTTTTGCGCCAGTTGGACAACCCGCTGCGTGTGCGCCACCTGCGCAAGGACATCGCACGGGCCCGGACCCTCATTCGTCAGAAGCAGTTGGCCGCCAAGTAGCGGAGTACAGGACGGATAAAGATGACGGAAACGAACGCAACGCCCCGCGAGAACCGACGCAAGACCTTCGTCGGCCTGGTGGAGAGCGCCAAGATGAACAAGACCATCGTGGTGTCGGTGGAACGTCTGGTGAAGCACAGCTCCTACGGCAAGTACGTGAAGCGAACCACCAAGCTCTACGCCCACGACGAAGAAAACACGTGCAACATCGGGGACAAGGTCCTCGTGATGTCGACGCGGCCGCTCAGCAAGCTCAAGCGCTGGCGTCTGATCGAAGTCATCGAGCGCGCAAAGTAGCCTCGAAGGAATTCGGTAGGTAACGACTATGATCAGAATGCAAACCATGCTTCAGGTTGCCGATAACTCGGGTGCAAAGCGTCTGCAGTGCATCCAGGTGATCGGATCGACGCGCAAGAACAGCGCCACCATCGGCGACATCATTTCGGTGTCGGTGAAGGTCGCCATTCCGGGCGGCCTGGTGAAGAAGGGGCAGGTGGCCAAGGCGGTAATCGTCCGCACCACCAAGGAGACGCGTCGCGACGACGGGACGTTTATCCGCTTCGATGAGAACGCCGCCGTGATCATCAACGACAACAAGGAGCCCATCGGGACCCGTATTTTCGGCCCGGTGGCGCGCGAACTGCGCGACAAGAAGTTCATGAAGATCGTTTCGCTCGCGCCTGAGGTGCTGTAGCACGGGAGTGGTCATGGAGCGCATCGTCAAAAACGACACAGTCAAAGTTATTTCCGGCAACTACAAGGGTAAGACCGGACGTGTGATCAAGGTGGTTCCGGACAAGAATCGCGTGATCGTGGAGAAGATCCAGCTGGTCAAGCGTCACACGCGTCCGCGGTCGCAGCAGCAGCAGGGCGGCATTATCGAGAAGGAAGCCTCGATTCATGTCTCCAATGTGATGCTGGTGTGTCCCAAATGCGGAAAGCCCTCGCGTACCCACAGCGGTACGCTTTCAGGCAAAAAGGTGCGGGTCTGCAACTCCTGCGAAGAGATGCTCACCGGCGAGTAGCTGCGATCCTGACGGAGAAGAATGATGGCCAGACTGCGTGAGATTTATGAGAAGGAAGTCGTCCCCGCGCTGCGGAAGGACTTCGGCTTCAAGAACGTCATGGAAGTTCCGCGTATCGAGAAGATCGTGGTCAACATGGGCGTGGGCGAGGCCGTGTCCAATGGAAAGCTGGTCGACTCCGCCATGGACGACCTGGCGCTGATCACCGGACAGAAGCCGCGTCTCAACCGCGCGCGCGTCTCGGTGGCGGCCTTCAAGCTGCGCGAGAACATGCCCATTGGCTGCAAGGTGACCCTGCGCGGCGAGCGCATGTACGAATTCTATGACCGGCTGGTAAACGTCTCGCTGCCCCGTATTCGTGACTTCCGCGGCGTGCCGTCGCGCGGTTTCGACGGGCGCGGAAACTTCACGATGGGCATCAAGGAACACATCATTTTCCCGGAGATCGAGTACGACAAGATCGTTCAGGTCTTCGGGATGGACATTACGATCGTGACGTCGGCGCGCACTGACGAGCAGGCGCTCGCGTTGCTGACGCACATGAAGATGCCGTTCCGCAAGAACTAGCGACGGCACCAAGAACGGCAGGAAGGAAACCGTGGCCAAGAAATCGTGGATTGTGAAATCCAATCGGACCCCGAAGTTCAAGGTGCGCGCCTATCACCGCTGCAACAAGTGCGGCCGGTCGCGCGCATACCTGCGCAGGTTCGGCCTGTGCCGAATCTGTTTCCGCGACCTCGCCCTGCAGGGCGAAGTCCCGGGCGTGGTCAAAGCTAGCTGGTAGGTATCCGCGCGGACCGTTCGGACGTTCTCCGCTCAGGTCCTCGCGCGAACGATCTATAAGAGCGCGCTGCGGAAATCGCGTCGAACGTCCGATACGATCCGCTAGCGTCGGAAGAGAGAAGAGAAAATTATGGCGATGACAGATCCGATTGCGGACTACCTGACGAGGCTGCGCAACGCCTCGAATTCGAAGCAGAAGTACGTGGACATCCCGGCATCGCGCGTGAAGGCGCAGATGAGCAAGATCCTGCTCGATTCCGGCTATGTGAGCGGGGTGAAGTACATCGAGGACGACCGCCAGGGGCTCCTGCGGGTCTACCTGAAGTACACCCGCGAGAACACGCCGGTGATTGCCGGTGCGCAGCGCGTCAGCCGCCCCAGCCGCAGGGTGTACACGGGCCGCACGCACCTGCCACGCGTACTTGGCGGCTACGGCATCGCCATAGTGTCGACGTCACAGGGTATTCTCACCGACATCGAGTGCCGCAAGCGTGGCATCGGCGGCGAGATCATGTGCGAAGTCTGGTAACGAAACGGACGGTTTGAAGATGTCTCGAATCGGAAAACAGCCGGTGAGCATTCCGGCGGGAGTGACCGTGAACGTCGACGGTTCCCAGGTCACCGTGGAGGGCTCCAAGGGTGCCCTCTCGCTGCCCGTTCCCAATGGCTGCAAGGTGGCCGTTGAGGGCAACAACATCGTGGTGACGCGCGAGAACGATTTGAAGCCTGTTCGTGCCCTGCACGGGACCACGCGCGCACACCTGGCCAACATGGTCAAGGGCGTGTCGGTCGGCTGGTCGCGCGAGCTCGAGATCATCGGCGTGGGTTACAAGGCCGAGTCCAAGGG
This region of Candidatus Krumholzibacteriia bacterium genomic DNA includes:
- the rplW gene encoding 50S ribosomal protein L23; the encoded protein is MRTSDIRFIIDAPMLTEKSAVLKESKNRYVFRVDRNANKREIKEAVEKLFNVKVLDVRTAMFPGKMTVVMNKSGRFAGARKPWKKAYVTLAEGQTIEAFDIA
- the rplB gene encoding 50S ribosomal protein L2; its protein translation is MGVKKFRPITPTLRYRTVSDFAEITKVGPEKSLTEGLKKSGGRNNLGRQTARRHGGGHKRLYRIVDFKRRKTDVPAKVASIEYDPNRTSRIALLQYADGEKSYIIAPNDLKVGDTVMAGSEADIKPGNALPLEKIPVGTMVHNIELVAGKGGQMARSAGSFAQLMAKDGDYATLRLPSGEMRMVRRECFATVGQVGNLDHENVVSGKAGRTRWLGRRPTVRGVAMNPVDHPLGGGEGKSSGGRPGCSPSGRPDGRKTRKHRKSSTRLIIRRRGKKKTEG
- the rpsS gene encoding 30S ribosomal protein S19; its protein translation is MARSLKKGPFIDEKLLKKVTTMNQKGERRVIKTWARRSTISPEMIGHTLAVHNGKQFIPVYVTENMVGHKVGEFSLTRQFRGHTHKTKEEKAAKK
- the rplV gene encoding 50S ribosomal protein L22, which gives rise to MDAYAVSKHVGFPPRKVRQLADLVRGQNVDNALVTLRLTRRAASAAVSKTIRSAMHNLVNKHGGAVSAEDMFVKSILIDEGRTLYRIRPRAQGRAYRIRKRSSHIKVIVSLTEGAENA
- the rpsC gene encoding 30S ribosomal protein S3, whose amino-acid sequence is MGQKTHPVGFRLGINRTWDSRWFSSKDYAKWLDEDIKVRNYVKRRLFRAGVARIEIERSGEKAIVNIFTARPGMVIGRKGSEVDLLREELKQRCGREVQINIKDVKKPELNAQLVAEHIAMQLTQRVAFRRAMKKTLQSAMRMGAQGIKVQCSGRLGGSEIARCEGYHEGRVPLHTLRADIDFARATAHTTFGCVGVKVWIYKGEIFPEEFKKSLARAGEGAK
- the rplP gene encoding 50S ribosomal protein L16, coding for MLMPKRVKHRKQQRGRMSGQATRGSSISFGEYGLKALEPQWITNRQIEAARVAITRHMKRAGKLWIRIFPDKPVTVKPAETRMGKGKGSPEYWVAVVKPGRVLFELEGVPADVAQRALDLAASKLPLKTKFVRRNQED
- the rpmC gene encoding 50S ribosomal protein L29; this encodes MKAQELREMNIEELKAHQETLLDELANLRVKLVLRQLDNPLRVRHLRKDIARARTLIRQKQLAAK
- the rpsQ gene encoding 30S ribosomal protein S17, translated to MTETNATPRENRRKTFVGLVESAKMNKTIVVSVERLVKHSSYGKYVKRTTKLYAHDEENTCNIGDKVLVMSTRPLSKLKRWRLIEVIERAK
- the rplN gene encoding 50S ribosomal protein L14 yields the protein MIRMQTMLQVADNSGAKRLQCIQVIGSTRKNSATIGDIISVSVKVAIPGGLVKKGQVAKAVIVRTTKETRRDDGTFIRFDENAAVIINDNKEPIGTRIFGPVARELRDKKFMKIVSLAPEVL
- the rplX gene encoding 50S ribosomal protein L24, with protein sequence MERIVKNDTVKVISGNYKGKTGRVIKVVPDKNRVIVEKIQLVKRHTRPRSQQQQGGIIEKEASIHVSNVMLVCPKCGKPSRTHSGTLSGKKVRVCNSCEEMLTGE
- the rplE gene encoding 50S ribosomal protein L5; the protein is MARLREIYEKEVVPALRKDFGFKNVMEVPRIEKIVVNMGVGEAVSNGKLVDSAMDDLALITGQKPRLNRARVSVAAFKLRENMPIGCKVTLRGERMYEFYDRLVNVSLPRIRDFRGVPSRGFDGRGNFTMGIKEHIIFPEIEYDKIVQVFGMDITIVTSARTDEQALALLTHMKMPFRKN
- a CDS encoding type Z 30S ribosomal protein S14; this translates as MAKKSWIVKSNRTPKFKVRAYHRCNKCGRSRAYLRRFGLCRICFRDLALQGEVPGVVKASW
- the rpsH gene encoding 30S ribosomal protein S8; translated protein: MAMTDPIADYLTRLRNASNSKQKYVDIPASRVKAQMSKILLDSGYVSGVKYIEDDRQGLLRVYLKYTRENTPVIAGAQRVSRPSRRVYTGRTHLPRVLGGYGIAIVSTSQGILTDIECRKRGIGGEIMCEVW
- the rplF gene encoding 50S ribosomal protein L6 yields the protein MSRIGKQPVSIPAGVTVNVDGSQVTVEGSKGALSLPVPNGCKVAVEGNNIVVTRENDLKPVRALHGTTRAHLANMVKGVSVGWSRELEIIGVGYKAESKGKSVTLTLGFSHPVEFPVPEGVTVETPEPTKVRISGIDRQRVGQVASEIRALRPPEPYKGKGVKYSDETIVRKAGKSAASGA